The genomic interval taATGGGATAAGAGTCAAGAACTCAATTAGTGGCTAGGCCCTAGATTCCACACAGGAAGTGAAGATGAGAGGCACCAAGCCTGCCCATCTGGTCACCCATCTTTCACTTATGCAAAATTTGAATCATTTCAGCCATCTGACACCAGGGATTTGCCTACTTAAATGAAGTATTCACTAAGACACAAAGTCTAAGAAGTAGTCTTTATTGAATACACATTTAATGAGCAACTTCTATGTGTAAGCACCAGCTTTAGATCTGATTATTAGGTTCAGTAATCAATGGGCTGCATATAATTATTGAACCTCCTTTCTTCTTTACACTGATCCTTTCCCTTGCCATTCCCCTTCTCTGTCTACACTGTAACCGAAACAGTCCAGAATTTGGGGAAGAATAACTGACACCTGATGGGTCTAGTCATCACACGATGGTGTGATGGTCACAATGCAGCCAGCCTACAACCTAGCCTGCTTTCTACTACTCTGACAATATATTGACTAGACAGCTAAAAGCATGTTCAATAACTTACTAGCACCTATTGCAAGGGGGATGACAACAGTGGTAGAAGATATTTCactattttaagtatttatgtCTAAGGAAAATCAACCTATGTTTACTtgcaattcttttaaaaattagcctatgTGCATCTATGACCTATTTCCCTTGTCTCCTATAacttgtaaaaaaatttaaattttaaagatattaacaATTTGTCtcttatatatgtttttatgtgtTGTGACTATTCTATTCTTCTGTGTTGCATCCCTAATAATTCCCTTCGTGttgttttataataaagtcaTTTAAGGTATTTATGTATTAAAATCTATCCATCTTTTCTTGTAGGCATCTTGCCAATAATCTAATATTTAGAAAGTTCATCTGAGCCAAGATGATAAAATCTCCTTCATTTTAAGCAAACAATGTATGGTTTCACTTATCAAatgtaaatctttaatccatttggaatgTACTTTGGAATAAAGTGTAATGCAAAAAAATCTAACATTCCCCTCAAATATTTAGACTATCCTGTTCTTTCACTACTAATTCAAATATTCCCTCTAACATGTctaataaaatacatatgcacacagaTATTTCCATTCTGTTACCCTGATCTATTTTGGTGCCCAAAATACACTTTTAGAGTACCATTTCATAACAAATTTTTCTATGTGGCAACTTCTTAATTTTCTCAGAATTTAcccattttcatgttttattttcattaagtcatttaaaaagttttattatcCTTGAACTTCCTTTGCATATCAATGTGGGgagaaaaatacttagaaaaccATACATATAATCTAATcccaatttgtaaaaaaaaaaaaaaaagttgtgtggtttttttttttttgagatagagtctcattctgtctcccaggctggagtgcaatggcacaatctaagctcactgcaacctctgcctcctatgaattggagggttcaagcaattctcctatctgagccttccaagtagctggattacaggcgcatgccaccacacccggctaattttttgtatttttagtagagatgggggtttaaccatgttccctaggctgtttttgaactcctgagctcaggcaactcACCTACCTTGGTGATTTCAGGCCTGACagcctaggattacaggtgtgagccaccatgactggcctagtTGTGTGATctttattacaaatatttatgtatatacataattcCAAGAATGTATGGTAAAGTATTAACTGCTTCAGGTGTGTGCTAGGTATCTCCCATTTGTCCTCCTCCCACTCACCACTCCCCATCACTCCCCTCGGCCCCCCTTCCCACCATTTACTTTCCTTCCTGCTCTGTGTCCCCCACACTTACCAACACAGACTATACAAAAGGTCTTCCTTGCCCTCTGGCTTCCAGTTTAGTCAAAGGGAAATACCCAGGAGGtgatggaaggaaagagagtgaAGTCAAATATTTGTTCCcccattccattttcttttcagggTCGCTGTGAGCTGACCACATCCTGAAGATTACAGCTACTGTCAGGTGGACCCTTCTACACAGCTGTATGCCATTCCAGTaactccttccttcccaccctctgctatcccccTCCCTGCTTCCATTCCTCTTAGCCTCCTTTGCAGAGGGGTAGTAACACTATGTTATGGCCTGAATTGTGCACCCACCAAattcatgttgaagtcctaattcccaatacctcagaatgtgactgtagttggaaacagggtctttacAGAGATAACTAAATTAAATAAGGTCATTGGGGTGGGTTCTAATCTGATGACTAGTTTTCTTtaagagattaggacacagatacAGAGGGAAAAAAGCCATGTGATGACAAGGTGGATGGCCGTGTAGAAGCCAAAGAGAGGCCTCAAAAAAATCAACTGGCAAAACCTTGATCTGACTTCCaacatccagaactgtgagaaaatattaaGCCAATCAGTCTgtgctttgttatggcagcccaaggaatactttgttatggcagcccacaTCACAACCTTACCCCTCTGGTGAcaactcagggaaaaaaaaatccttaacttCTCTCAAATCATCCATTTCggagtcccatttatttattgctGGGACCCTGACTGATCCAAGAGAATTATAtgattcttatttatatttgttctgttttctaaaatttctacaaTAACCACAAAATACCAGCCTCAGTAACATGAAAGGCACACTGCAAATTACTTGCTTTGaaatttagaaacaaattttatttaagatcTGAAATACAATTCCTAAAATATCAACTTTTCCAGAAAACCGTGGCTACACAATAATGCATTGCCTCTATCATGTTAGAACGTGCATTAGACTCAAATACAAAAACCATGAAACAAATCACCATCCTTCAACAATTTGAGCAAAGATAGAATGCCTAAGAACAACATAGATGGACTTGCAGAGGATGGGCTGTTTTACTTCAagcaccataaaaaaaaaaaagagcacaaatGCATGGGTTTTCAGGTATATACATTAAGTTGAACCTTTGGCACTAGGAATCAGGGCGTTTTTTCACGTAGCATTAACACATATTAGAAAATTGTGTAGTGTCAAAGGGATAGGAACCACCAGCATTCAAGCAATGTTGTCAACTAGGCAATAAAATGTTCTACTGaatgtttcttctttgttctAATTACTGCATACACTGGTAGCAACTTTGAAACGAGAAAAGGAGCTTAcactccttttattttctgtttaaaacagaacagaaaacaaactgaaaCATAAGCCCTGTGATACATTAACGATTTTAAAGAACATcaactttacaagaaaaagactaaacagaaagtgtttacagATACAGGACAAAAATGGTGAGCTGTCTGTAGACGCTCACAGGGCTTTGCGGTGGTACTCAGCAGAAGCCACTTTGTAATCACTGGCAGTAAAGAGAGATGCAGAATTCTTTGCCAGATATTTTAGGAAATCATGCAGATAGCCCAACAATAATGCAAGGCTTTTCTCATCAAGGGGTGTATAGGCCAACATTGCTCCAATTCTTACAAATAATCTCAGTAGGTGTGGTGCTCCATAAACCTGGGACATTGGAGCATCAGGGTGAGCCAAAAGGATTTCAGCATACTGGGGCCTCTCAAATTTGTAGAGCAGCTGAGTGCCCAACATCACattgaaatattcttttattcctGCCACAACTTCATTAACCGCATATTCCTTATTATCAACATTTCCCTGCGATTTCTTGCAATTTGCATACTCCTCCAGAATTGCATCTACATTTTTCTTAGCAGGGAGTTGGAACAGCTGCTTCTGCCTGGTAACTAAGTCCCAGTCCTCAACGAGCCATGGTTTTAATTCTTCAGGAATCTTCACTTTAACTTCCATTCTATTCTTAAATGCCTCCTCGCTTTCAACAGTGGGGTCAGCCCGGGCCCTTTTCTTCCGAGGGGGCTGAGGTGCTTCACTGGTACTGCCACCGTCTCCGTTTCCAGGAGTCTTCTGTTTGTTCTTTCTGGTCTTCCTCACGGATCCTGAAGGGGGGTTCTCTGCAGAGCGACCCCCCCATCTTCCTGGGAGAGCTGGTTCCAGATTTTTCTGCTGGGGACCAGCTGTCTTCTTTCCTGAGGAGGCCCCTCTCATCTTACTTCTCTGCATGTTGCTTCTAGTTGGTTTTTTAAAGTTGTCTTCTTCTGCAGATTGTTGTCCACGAGGTTGAGAACCCTGCTTTCTGGAACTCATTCAACCCTGTTTTTATTCCAACcactgtaatatataaaatattttacttggtTGTTTTCTATGGCAACCTTTATGCTTCGTAAAGGCCCATCAGAGCATAACACATTCTAACTCTCTTAAAATCTGGATTTCAAATCCTATTTTAGGACCCTTcgtaagtgattttttttaacctcctttccttctcttctctctgttcctcACTACCAGCCACTACTCTCATCTCACCCAAATACTCATCATATTTACTCATAAATTACTTTCTTGATGCCACTCAAAAGATAGGAAagcaattttaaagaaagaagaaattaagtgaaaaagaaagtataaaaggCAGTGGAGCTGAAATTTAAGACTTTTGAACAGGAGAAATGACAATGTGGAATAGGGAAGTTTATATTTAGTTGCCTAGGGGCAAAATGAGTAACAGTAAAGGTTCTTGTATAAGTCCAGAAAGGCCTGAACTAGGATGATGGCAGAGTCAAGAGAAACTGATGAATACAGCAAGCAACCACGAAGAACAGAGTAACCAAAGGAGGgagaaatctgcattttcaagCCTGGGTAATCAATGAATTTAATAAAAGCACTAAATTTAGGGCTTAGTTTggaatcagaaataaaatgacagaacATAGGtaattcatccattcattaatttattcagtttGTCATTATACATTACTGCATATCTGCTTTGGGACAAGTACTATGGTAGGTGCTAGAGATCCAAATATCTAAAGTGACAATTATAAAACAGTAAGGTTAGTATAATGATAGTTATAGGCACAAAATAGTTTGGGAGCAGACAGAAGAAATGGTACATGACCATCAGTGATTgttgaaggttaaaaaaaaagattggtgaGGGAGGAGTCAGTGATGACTCCCAGGTATAGGTGATTAGGTCATTAATATTATCACCAAATTATAATACTACTCCATTTACAGGAGGAGGAAATGGATATTGCGTGTGAGGTGTacagttaaacataaaattttaaagctcAGTTTAGTCCAGCTAACTGGGTACTCCCCACAAAGAAATTAAAGCTTGTGTGAGAAGTAAAAGCCAGAAATGGAGATCTGAGAGTAAACATCATATAGCTGGTAGTGGACACTACGAGGGCCAAGAAAATCAGGGAAAAAGAATTTCAAGTACGGAATTCTGGAAAACCTAAGGACTAAACGCATTTAAGGgatgggcagagagagagaccacaaacagaacaaaaatgttAAGAGTAGCCATAGGAGAATTAGAAGAATGTTATTTTGGATGCCAAAGAAGGTAAGAATTCCAAGAAGAAAAAGGTATAATCTACAGTGCAAAGTGCAGCAGGGAGTGCTAGTAAGATAAGGATGCAAAAAATAGACTTCCATTATTCTTAGGGTGTGACAGAGGAAACAATTCCTTTGACTTACAcaatcttccttctttcccttccaagAACTCCTAGTGATTTCCCAGATGAAATCTTATAAATCTTCTGGGATGGTCTAGAAGGGTGAAGTGGGAGATACAACCTAGAAAGAAAAGCAGGTATCTGCAATGAAGATGAACTTTTGTGAAatcatctaagaaaaaaatgagtaatttataaatatgtggtTTATATGTTTACATTTGAACAATTAAATGAATCATATACCACAATTGTAAATCAGAGAAAATACTTGAGTTCTGCTGTCAGACAGACCTTTACTTCAATTAAGCCCTATCATTTATGTGTTGAGACCTCAGGCAAGACATGTAGGCTCTGTTAGCCTctttttgtcatttgtaaaatgtggcGAGTTACCTATAGCCTTCACAGGCTCCTATGAGAATTTCATAAAGGGGATGTGGCTGAACAGCTAGCACAGTACCTTGCAGGAATATTTGCACATGGATACAAAGATGTTCAATGTAGTGCTGTTTGCAAtactgaagaaatggaaaacaccTACCTATTCTTCAATaggaaaataacataaattatGTATGAACACTACAGAACATTCAAATGAATTAAGCAGAGATCCATGTACTGACATGGAAAGATGTTCAATATGTATTAGGTAAATAGGCAGGTGGCGTAACACTAAAGGATCCCAAATTCAATAGAATCCTAAAGAGACAGAtaaagccaggcagggtggctcatgcctgtgatcttgggaggctgaggagggtggatcacgaggttaggagttcaagaccagcctggctaacatggtgaaaccccgtctccactaaaaatacataaataaaaaattagctgggcatggtggtgcatgcctgtagtcccaggtatttgggaggctgaggcaggagaatcacttgaacccaggaggcagaggttgcactgagctgagattgtaccactgcactacagcctgggcaacagagtgagactctgtctccaaaaaaaaaaaaagaggataggTTTTGGGAAGAGTTTCCTAACACACTCAAATGAGAGTGTGTTTTAAACAGGTGTCTATAAATGTGCATGGAAATATCTAGAGATAAAATACCAGCCTGTTAAAATCAGTGTAACCTCTGAGAAAGGGATGATGGTAGACTAGCCTTAAACCAGGTTTCTCTAGTAACTACAATTTTCACCCACAAAAAAAGCCCATTAGCCATTCTGCAGCCATTAACACTGTGCAGGCAGGTGTCAGGGAGGCTCTGAGAAGGAAATCAAAGAAATGTTTGTTAGTAGCACTCGTGGGCaaaaaagcaggctgggcacggtggctgacacctgtaatcccggcactttgggaggccaaggcgggtggatcacatgaggttaggagttgatgactagcctggccaacatggtaaaaacctgtctctactaaaaatgcaaaacttagccaggcgtggtagtgcacacctataatcccagtgacttaggaggctgaggcaggagaagagcctgaacctgggaggtggaggttgcagtgagctggaagatcactccattgcactctagccggggcgacagtgagactctgtctcattcataaataaatgaatgaatgaatgcttgaaGACTAGAtccctgaatgaatgaatgaatgaatgaatgaataaaagcttgaagcctgggcgacagtgagaccctgtctcatgaataaataaataaataaatgcttgaaGACTAGATCCCTGAATCAGGAAAGCCAGTTATTGGAAGAGAGGCCTAGATGTGAGTACTTTCACTAAGCAAACAATATCCTCTAACTGAAAGAGCACAAAGCTCTGAGCAGAAATTCAAGAGTAAAGTCAGTCTTTAGAAAGCATCAAAATTTGCAAATATGGAGACTAACCTTGTGGGAATCAGAAACCTTCTGGCTAAGAGGGATACAGAGACACATCCTGTGAAGTATCAAAGACAGGGGTGACAGTGGCCAGTGTATCACGGCATTAAATTGTAAGCTGTCGTGCTTCTAAAATaatgtttctcaaagaactgCTTTGTGACAAGGACAGAAAAGATACAGTATCTGAAGACTTCAGAGAAATGTTAATACAGGTTGCGtattccttatccaaaatgcttgggatgagaagtgtttcagatattggaatatttgcatatgcatgagaatatcttggggatgggaccccagtctaaacacaaaattcatttatgtttcatatacaccttatatACATagtctgaaggtaattttatacagtattttaaactttttttcgcCTATCACATGAGGTCAGATGTGGAATCATCTACTAGTGGCATCTTGGCACTgagaaagtttcagattttggagcatttcagattacGGATACTCAACCTGCATGAGTAAATCCAGAAAGCCCATCTTGTGGCTCAAAGTGCAGAGGTTCCATAAAACAAAGTGATGGTAGTAAAACTATCACCTAAAGAAAGCAACATGACCTAGTGCAAACCAAGCTGTGTAAAACACATTGAgtagtaccccaaaacctaaaatccaataaaaaatttaaaaaaaaaaaaaaaaaaaaaaaaacacattgagTAGAGCAACGCTGGACAAAAAAACCATTCTGGAAGTTACACTGGTCCCTGGTGGGTATACAACTGTGAATAGGGGTAGAGGGGGGCAATGACTCAACACATGGAGAAAATGGGGGCACAAATTAGGGACAACAGTCACCAACTATTTCCCCACCTGTTCCCTACAGGTAAGCTCTAGGATAAGCCATAAATTGAGAACACACATTTGTACTTATATTTGTCTTAGTTTTCTATCTTTAACAGTTTACTCTCtgtataaataatacatttaaacagAGGTGAGCTCATAATGCCTATCAAATCttagatctttcctttttaaaaaatttactatgATAACCAGTCATCTTCCCATGTTAAGGTTATAATATGCATCCATTTTGAGTCATATAATAGATTTTAGTCAAATGAGCATACCTTAATTTACTTAGCCACTCCTTCCCTAGAAATATCCAGTGCACTCCTCCCACCAATGTATTATTTAATAatcaatgaaaacattttatgtgaACATTTTTTGCCCTCACTTCCTATTACTCTTTTAAGACTCTCAGAAGCAGACTTAGTGAATAGAGATAGAACACTCTTAATACATTGTTAAATTACTCACCCTGCACAAGTCGTGCCAATTTTAAATTCCACAGTGTGTAAAACTGTTTACTATGCCTCACGCTCTGGCCAACACTGGAGctcttcattttaaaacaattttttcatttttaagtttaaaaattaagaacaaggccagatgcggtggttcacacctataatcccagcactttgagaggctgaggtgggcagatcacgaggtcaggagtttgagaccagcctggccaacacagtgaaaccctgtgtctactaaaaacacaaaaattagccaggtgtggccgcaggcctgtagtcccagctactcgagaggctgagacaggagaatcatttgaacccgtgaggcagaggttgcagtgagctgagattgcgccactgcgctccagtgacagagtgagactccgtctcaaaaaaaaaaaagaacaaatattttgatagatttcttttatattttaactccTTAATGCATCTAGTAGTTTGTAAGTTATGAACTAACAATCTTCGTTCACCTCAATTAATTAGATCTTGTGGTGCcattaatatttcctttatataccTACAGATAACAAATTATATAGATATGCATTCTTCCCTTATCACCTCCCCTTCTCCAACCCCAATCCCAGGACTATCCTCTGAATGAACATGTATGCCTTCAAATCTTTTCATGTACACATTCACACAAAATGTAACTTTAAAGACTCAATGTGTATATTATACACATAGGCATGTGAACATATATCATGTATTTACTTAATTTGTTTTGACAAAGGGAAGATGCATACTGCTCTGCACCTTGGTTTGCTCGCTTATCATGGGCATCTTTCCATGTCAGTACATACCTACCTCTTTTTAATATTCGTGATAAATTCTATAATCTGTTATGTACTATAACTTAACCAGTGTCTGAACATTTATGTTGTTCccaatatttcattattttaaaaatactgcaatGCACATCAGTATATAAAAAGACTAGAGCATTAGTTAAGTACCTCTGAAGGATACATTCCAACAGGAACTATTTAGTGAAAGGATTTGCTTATTTATAACTGGTGAAATAGAGCCAAATTCACCTCACAAAGAACTGTTCTAATTTGTACTcccaacaaaaatgtaaaaaatgcattttttttcatggCTTCAGGAACACTGGACAaacatctttttgaaaaaaaaaaggagagggggTTTTCTTGGGCCAATCTAACATGTAGTAAGATGATTTCATTTGAATTTGTGTGATGTCATCTTTTCATACGTTCACTggtcacatcttacatgaataTTTTTGTTCTCTCTTCTACTAGGTTGTTTGCTATTGTTTTCTATTAAGTAAGTATTATTTTATGTTGGAAATTCTTTTTCCAAACCATCACTTTCTCTTGTCTAATGAATGGTACCTTATCATAAGACTGTTGCATGTATACGTGCATGTATCTCTCACTATCACAGACAAATCTATCAGTTTTTCTCTTGTGACCTTGGGCTTCTTTGTCATGCTTAGGAAAAATGCTCCAAAAATATTGTAGAAGTGATTTGCTGCCCATTATTGATACTTTTATAGTTTTCCTCAAATGTATAACTTTTTCTAATATTCTTCACTAAAGAGTTTAACCTTTCCCCCTTAGTATGAACATTCTATATTCTCAGAGGTATATGGGTCTTTTAAGGTACTTTCTTCCCAGTGATTTTtgcccccccccccttttttttttggctttttttgagactgagtcttgctctgtcacccaggctggagtgcagtggctcgatcttggctcattgcaacctccacctccaggtgtcaagcaattctctgtctcagcctcctaagtagctgggattacaggcgcccaccaccatgtctggctaatttttgtatttttagcagagacagggtttcaccatcttggccaggctagtcttgaactcctgaccttgtgatccacccgccttggcctcccaaagtgctgggattacaggcatgagccacagcccccagcgattatttaacttttaaaggtATCACTGTCTATAGGCCATCCATTCTGTCACAGTGGTATATCTGATAGTTCTCACCAGTATTAATTTAATTATCACAGTTTAAAGGTATAAATGTTGCTCTTGAATAACACTTGAAAACAGCTACACCAGGGATATTTAAtgccatattattttaaatagcaaaacacTGGGACCAATAGAAAAGGTTATCAATAGTGACTTCACATATTATGtgattaacattttataataaaaatatatatttaaaactcacACTGACTTTCTGATCTACTCTTATCCATGGATCTCACATATGGCCAGCCCAATTTTTCAGTTAATCATCACTGCATATTGTATACTTTGTAGACATACCATTCAGCCTGGGCTCATTCCATCCTAGGTTTTACCCATCCTCTGAGGCCTAGGTCAAGGTCCTCTTCCTCTGTGAggctgtttttctctatttcacaTCACCCTGACCTTGCTTTCTCTGAGTCCGTTAGCTCGACAGTCCACCCCCTACCTTTCACTGTTAATCATTCTCTAAATGATCTCTTCTAAAGGTATTCTGTGCCTATCTATCTAATGCATCTATTCCACCCGGGCAGTACCCTTCTCTGAAACCTACTttcagaagagagagaaacaaggaaaTTACACTGATTCCATATGTAGCTGTGAAAAGACTGAAAAACCTTCAAACCTTACTTCGTCTCCACATGCAAGCAATGGGACATGTGGAAATCAGACTGCAAAAGGTAGTATCTtttgtgtatgcatgtatcagAAAAGAGTGTGAATAACATTTTGTTGGAATAAACCTTTAAATGTACATATACCGTATCAGTTACATTCATATCAATTTTCTCTTCTGGATCttgaaatatttcctttatatttagtagattttttttaagtttgagacAAAGGAGGAATGATATAAAAGCTGTTAGCAGACTGGATATTCAGTGAAAAGATTTGCTTATTTATAAATTTGGTTTGAAATGCTAGCTAAAATTATAGCTCCTGGAAATtccctcataaatatatatgatcaATATACTTAAAACCTTTCTATATTGTTAAGCCAGAAGTCATAATTTCGGAACTCAGTTCTAGTGGTAACTGCTGCTTCTGGAAAATGAGGAGAGAAACCAACAGCATTAATGTTTTTTTTATAATTCCAAAAAGAGATATTCACGGCTTTTAGAAGCATGTATAAGTATGCAGACAAAACAGGAGATATCAGGACTAACAGAACCATAGTTATTATTAGAACAAATACTTAGATGTGCCATGCACTGTCCTGGTATTTTACATGTAATCCTCTcaacaatcctatgaagtagGAACTATTATTATCATCTCTGTTTCATATATGAGGAACTTAGGTATAAAGTGAGTAAGTatcttgcccaagatcacacagttaagtggcagagccaggatttaaattCAGGAAGTATTTGCTCTTAACCACTAAACTATGCTGCATATAGGATGCTCcgaagaaaaatataatatatggATCTGTGGAACTACTACAGGGGATTGACTGTAATATCTTTTATCAAGGAATGTAAAATTACACAGGCCTCTGTTGCTTATGCAGTTTCTATACTGGAACTACCAATGGACTTAGCTCCATCGCTTCCCTTCTCAGAATTTAGACTACTTTCCCAGACAGGAacttattaattttcaaaatattcctgGACGGTTAAGAAGGTTATGTGGTATTATCTTGTTTGAGAACTGAGGCCAGAAGGGAGGCACTTACCCAAGATTCTGTAATCAGGGAAGGTTCTGCAATCAGGATCAGATCTCCTGATCCTTACTATACAGCAAACTTAGCTTTTCGGATGGTGACCTAGAAGGTCAAACAAAAGGACAGGAAaggacataaaataaaaagatatgagATATGGCTTTCTTCTTCATCAGCCAATGCAATTTCATCACACACAAAGGACACCAAAGCTGATAAATAATGTacaagtgtttctttttcctttcttgtggctacattttcaaatttaatttattgtacatttatataatttctgacaaatttaaaaaaaacttttccttAAAGATAATTTCAAATGGATAAAAGAAATAGTATTATAAACCTACATGAATCCATCATCCAGCTTTCAACAATTACCAACTGAAGGCCATCTTGTTTCATCTATAACCCCACCCACTGCTCCCCCGCACCCCCGACTTTTTCAAGCTCACCGGAATATctggcttttgtattttattccagAAAAATTTAAACGTATACCAAGGAAAGCAGATAAATATAAGGAACTCACTGCGTATCAATCagcttaaattattattaatttagggctaattttttttcatctatacccctccccatttccccccaccgctgagattattttgaagcaaaaccTAGTCATTAATGTATTTAGAAGTCAACCTCAGACATTACATTATTTAATCCgtaaatatttttgcatatgtctctacaaaaaaaggacAATTTGAAAACATAACCACAA from Callithrix jacchus isolate 240 chromosome X, calJac240_pri, whole genome shotgun sequence carries:
- the MORF4L2 gene encoding mortality factor 4-like protein 2, with product MSSRKQGSQPRGQQSAEEDNFKKPTRSNMQRSKMRGASSGKKTAGPQQKNLEPALPGRWGGRSAENPPSGSVRKTRKNKQKTPGNGDGGSTSEAPQPPRKKRARADPTVESEEAFKNRMEVKVKIPEELKPWLVEDWDLVTRQKQLFQLPAKKNVDAILEEYANCKKSQGNVDNKEYAVNEVVAGIKEYFNVMLGTQLLYKFERPQYAEILLAHPDAPMSQVYGAPHLLRLFVRIGAMLAYTPLDEKSLALLLGYLHDFLKYLAKNSASLFTASDYKVASAEYHRKAL